One window of the Benincasa hispida cultivar B227 chromosome 3, ASM972705v1, whole genome shotgun sequence genome contains the following:
- the LOC120073486 gene encoding uncharacterized mitochondrial protein AtMg00860-like has translation MAIFSEYLEYSVEIFMDDFSEGIVLGHKVSRKGLDVDKAKIEAIEKLPPPANVKALRSFLGLAGFYRRFVKDFSKIARPLNVLLEVDRPFDFDSYCLIAFKTLKDSLTTTPILIAPDWAKPFEMMYVANGYAMGAVLAQKVTPRRQITPPPRRNF, from the exons atggcgatCTTCTCCGAATACCTTGAATACTcggttgaaatctttatggatgacttctca GAAGGAATTGTACTCGGGCACAAGGTTTCAAGAAAAGGGTTAGatgtggacaaagcaaagattgaagctatagaaaaacttccacctccagcgAATGTGAAAGCTTTAAGGAGTTTCCTAGGACTAGCGGGGTTTTACAGAagatttgtgaaggatttttCCAAAATCGCTCGACCTTTGAATGTGTTGTTAGAAGTTGATAGACCTTTTGATTTCGATTCATACTGCCTCATTGCATTCAAAACACTAAAAGACTCTTTGACTACAACGCCAATTTTGATCGCACCTGATTGGGCAAAGCCATTCGAAATGATGTATGTTGCCAATGGATACGCGATGGGGGCAGTCTTGGCACAAAAAGTAACTCCACGCAGGCAAATTACACCACCACCGAGAAGGAACTTTTAG
- the LOC120072590 gene encoding tRNA-dihydrouridine(20) synthase [NAD(P)+]-like isoform X2 — MDYENKLVLAPMVRVGTLPFRLLAAQYGADITYGEEIIDHKMIKCERRLNEHLGSTDFVEKGTNNVVFRTCSLERKRVVFQMGTSNAARALSAAQILCQDVAAIDINMGCPKSFSISGGMGAALLNKPDLIHDSCSITCRRVADRPRDPAKWSEIADVVAALTIPVIANGDIFEFDDFQRIKVHTGASSMMVARGALWNASIFSPEGKLPWEDVKREYVRKSILWDNDIKGTKHTLKEMIMHYSCLELPEGKALIKSESLADIAKLYGEENYYQFVQENRLFNGSR; from the exons ATGGACTACGAGAACAAACTCGTCCTCGCTCCTATGGTTCGCGTT ggaacGTTACCGTTTAGATTATTAGCTGCACAATACGGTGCAGACATCACCTATGGAGAGGAAATTATCGACCATAAGATGATCAAATGCGAGCGTAGATTAAATG AGCATCTTGGTTCAACTGATTTTGTAGAGAAGGGGACAAACAATGTTGTTTTCAGGACCTGCAGCCTAGAAAGAAAACGAGTTGTTTTTCAAATGGGTACTTCTAATGCTGCGAGGGCTCTAAGTGCTGCTCAAATACT gtgTCAAGACGTTGCTGCAATAGATATCAACATGGGTTGCCCTAAGTCATTTTCCATCAGTGGGGGCATGGGTGCGGCATTATTGAATAAACCTGACCTTATTCATGAT TCATGCTCGATAACTTGCAGAAGAGTTGCAGATAGACCAAGAGATCCGGCTAAGTGGAGTGAGATTGCAGATGTTGTGGCAGCATTGACTATTCCTGTTATTGCAAATGGTGATATCTTTGAGTTTGATGATTTTCAACGGATCAAAGTTCATACAG GTGCTTCCTCAATGATGGTTGCTCGAGGAGCTCTTTGGAATGCTTCAATCTTCTCTCCAGAAGGAAAATTACCATGGGAAGATGTGAAAAGAGAATATGTTAGGAAG AGCATCTTGTGGGATAATGATATCAAAGGTACAAAGCACACGCTAAAAGAAATGATAATGCATTATTCTTGCCTTGAACTGCCAGAAGGAAAGGCCTTGATAAAATCTGAATCATTGGCAGATATAGC gAAACTTTATGGTGAGGAAAATTACTATCAATTTGTTCAAGAGAACCGGTTGTTCAACGGAAGTAGATGA
- the LOC120072590 gene encoding tRNA-dihydrouridine(20) synthase [NAD(P)+]-like isoform X1 translates to MDYENKLVLAPMVRVGTLPFRLLAAQYGADITYGEEIIDHKMIKCERRLNEHLGSTDFVEKGTNNVVFRTCSLERKRVVFQMGTSNAARALSAAQILCQDVAAIDINMGCPKSFSISGGMGAALLNKPDLIHDILTTLRRNLDIPITCKIRLLKSSQDTVELARRIETTGVSALGVHGRRVADRPRDPAKWSEIADVVAALTIPVIANGDIFEFDDFQRIKVHTGASSMMVARGALWNASIFSPEGKLPWEDVKREYVRKSILWDNDIKGTKHTLKEMIMHYSCLELPEGKALIKSESLADIAKLYGEENYYQFVQENRLFNGSR, encoded by the exons ATGGACTACGAGAACAAACTCGTCCTCGCTCCTATGGTTCGCGTT ggaacGTTACCGTTTAGATTATTAGCTGCACAATACGGTGCAGACATCACCTATGGAGAGGAAATTATCGACCATAAGATGATCAAATGCGAGCGTAGATTAAATG AGCATCTTGGTTCAACTGATTTTGTAGAGAAGGGGACAAACAATGTTGTTTTCAGGACCTGCAGCCTAGAAAGAAAACGAGTTGTTTTTCAAATGGGTACTTCTAATGCTGCGAGGGCTCTAAGTGCTGCTCAAATACT gtgTCAAGACGTTGCTGCAATAGATATCAACATGGGTTGCCCTAAGTCATTTTCCATCAGTGGGGGCATGGGTGCGGCATTATTGAATAAACCTGACCTTATTCATGAT ATTCTGACAACATTGAGGAGAAACTTGGACATTCCAATTACCTGTAAGATTCGACTTTTAAAGTCATCCCAGGATACTGTGGAGTTAGCTAGACGAATAGAAACTACTGGTGTTTCAGCTCTTGGTGTTCATGGAAG AAGAGTTGCAGATAGACCAAGAGATCCGGCTAAGTGGAGTGAGATTGCAGATGTTGTGGCAGCATTGACTATTCCTGTTATTGCAAATGGTGATATCTTTGAGTTTGATGATTTTCAACGGATCAAAGTTCATACAG GTGCTTCCTCAATGATGGTTGCTCGAGGAGCTCTTTGGAATGCTTCAATCTTCTCTCCAGAAGGAAAATTACCATGGGAAGATGTGAAAAGAGAATATGTTAGGAAG AGCATCTTGTGGGATAATGATATCAAAGGTACAAAGCACACGCTAAAAGAAATGATAATGCATTATTCTTGCCTTGAACTGCCAGAAGGAAAGGCCTTGATAAAATCTGAATCATTGGCAGATATAGC gAAACTTTATGGTGAGGAAAATTACTATCAATTTGTTCAAGAGAACCGGTTGTTCAACGGAAGTAGATGA
- the LOC120074447 gene encoding protein RMD5 homolog — translation MELDSIKDAFDRVTKKQKLSSSKSQEVADKIHLELEQVLQKIQLADNPECPIDLSSVAAELKAKLKDIAPLTQLESTQKELNAALTKYPKLVEKSFNPDISKAYRNVDFDRHTVNQIIASHFYRQGMFELGDCFISEAGESESAASLRSPFQEMYQILEAMKSRNLEPALNWALNNSNKLKECGSDLLLKLHSMQFMEILQKGDRHDALKYARTYLAPLASNHMAELQKLMACLLWTGRLDCSPYSHSQLLSVANWDKVAEELIRQFCNFLGQSYESPLGVTVAAGVQGLPPLLKFMNVMAGKKQEWQSMKQLPVPVELDREFQFHSIFVCPVSKEQSTEENPPMLMLCGHVLCKQSIMKMSKNSTKSFKCPYCPTDIDATRCRQLYF, via the coding sequence ATGGAGCTGGATAGCATTAAAGATGCATTTGATCGTGTGACAAAGAAGCAGAAATTATCTTCTTCCAAAAGTCAAGAAGTAGCTGATAAAATCCATCTGGAATTGGAGCAGGTGCTACAAAAAATACAGTTAGCTGATAATCCGGAATGTCCAATTGATTTGAGTTCAGTTGCTGCTGAACTCAAAGCTAAATTGAAGGATATTGCCCCACTCACTCAGCTTGAAAGCACACAAAAGGAGTTGAATGCTGCTCTGACCAAGTATCCAAAGCTTGTTGAAAAATCTTTCAATCCAGATATATCAAAAGCTTATAGAAACGTTGATTTTGATAGGCATACTGTTAATCAGATTATTGCTAGTCATTTCTATCGCCAGGGTATGTTTGAACTTGGTGACTGCTTTATTAGTGAGGCTGGCGAGTCAGAATCTGCTGCCTCGTTGAGGTCTCCATTTCAGGAAATGTATCAGATCCTTGAAGCCATGAAGTCCCGGAATCTAGAGCCAGCTCTGAACTGGGCTCTGAATAACTCAAATAAGCTTAAGGAATGTGGGTCGGATCTTTTGCTAAAACTTCATAGCATGCAGTTCATGGAGATTCTACAGAAGGGAGATAGACATGATGCTTTGAAGTACGCTCGGACCTACCTGGCTCCTCTTGCATCGAATCACATGGCTGAACTTCAGAAGCTTATGGCTTGCCTATTGTGGACTGGAAGGCTTGATTGCTCCCCGTACTCTCATTCACAATTATTATCAGTAGCAAATTGGGATAAAGTTGCTGAGGAGCTTATAAGACAGTTCTGCAATTTTCTTGGTCAGTCCTACGAGAGCCCATTGGGTGTAACGGTTGCTGCAGGGGTCCAGGGATTGCCTCCCCTCCTGAAGTTTATGAATGTTATGGCTGGGAAGAAACAGGAATGGCAATCTATGAAGCAGTTGCCTGTTCCCGTGGAGTTGGACAGAGAATTTCAGTTCCATTCCATCTTTGTTTGTCCAGTGTCAAAGGAACAGTCAACCGAAGAAAATCCACCAATGTTAATGCTGTGTGGCCATGTCCTCTGCAAGCAGTCTATCATGAAGATGTCTAAAAACAGCACAAAATCGTTTAAGTGCCCCTATTGTCCAACAGACATTGATGCTACACGGTGTAGGCAATTGTACTTTTGA
- the LOC120074446 gene encoding LOW QUALITY PROTEIN: E3 ubiquitin-protein ligase WAVH1-like (The sequence of the model RefSeq protein was modified relative to this genomic sequence to represent the inferred CDS: inserted 2 bases in 1 codon): MTGWRRAFCTSIPKDTVSIDITNEAQSPRISSKFGFFSNPSTPRSQSRPQPHHPAGLGLRCRTSVATSGSTPSSTPNSPKLTTQKKTSTGSRLLFHFSNPSSPKSPSSFSFIKTGLRLSKSRCGICLQSVKRGQGTAIFTSECSHSFHFPCISAHIKKHRTVACPVCSSVWNEAPLLDGHNAQKKPIQTDKTRSVESIKVGELKSKPLKVYNDDEPLMSTTSGGRFNPIPESDENEDDEEQDSAVEFQGFFATSAPLASPRLPSIVKNVEVSLLPEAAVVAAGRSYETYAVVLKVKAPSRSATTSSSPMNRNLRPPIDLVTVLDVSASANSVKLQMVKRTMRLVISSLGCSDRLSIVAFSASSKRLLSLRKMTSNGRRSARRIVDLLCEVGQGACINDAIKKAAKVLEDRRERNPAASIILISDGHDDRVGASYSGNCKRSSPIVCSTRFPHLEIPVHAISFGDGPAPPEDAVAKCVSGLLSVVVQDLRLQLGFVSGSTPAEIAAVYSLSSRPTALEPGSIFLSXYLSSEEVGKLVELKVPVSSIGTHSLLSVRSTFKDTSSQSQGLVCSKQHALPVPRPRTVRSSGSNIERLRNLHVTIRAVAESQRLMEHNDFSAAQHLLSSARALLLKQSGSISASEYIKGLDAESAALSRRKQQMQSQRQNIIAGREASRIDEKLEQLTPTSAWRAAERLAKVAIMRKSMNRVSDLHGFEDARF; encoded by the exons atGACGGGTTGGAGAAGAGCGTTTTGCACTTCCATTCCTAAAGATACTGTTTCCATAGACATCACCAATGAAGCTcaaagccccagaatcagctctaAATTTGGGTTTTTCTCTAACCCATCCACACCTCGCTCTCAATCCCGCCCACAGCCCCACCACCCTGCAGGCCTCGGTCTCCGATGTCGAACCTCCGTTGCCACTTCTGGTTCTACCCCTTCTTCCACTCCCAATAGCCCCAAGCTCACGACCCAAAAGAAAACCAGTACTGGCTCCAGATTGTTGTTCCATTTCTCCAATCCTTCTTCCCCCAAATCCCCTTCCAGTTTCTCCTTCATTAAAACCGGCTTACGGCTCTCCAAG AGTAGGTGTGGAATCTGCTTACAAAGCGTTAAAAGAGGACAAGGAACTGCCATTTTCACATCAGAATGCTCCCACTCCTTTCACTTTCCTTGTATCTCTGCGCACATTAAGAAGCATCGGACTGTGGCGTGTCCTGTTTGCAGCTCTGTGTGGAACGAAGCTCCGTTGCTCGATGGTCATAACGCTCAGAAAAAACCAATCCAGACGGACAAGACAAGAAGTGTAGAATCGATTAAAGTCGGAGAACTGAAATCGAAGCCGCTTAAAGTTTACAACGATGACGAGCCTTTGATGTCCACGACTTCCGGTGGTCGTTTCAATCCTATACCGGAATCCGACGAAAAcgaagatgatgaagaacagGATAGCGCTGTGGAGTTTCAAGGTTTCTTCGCTACATCTGCACCACTAGCCTCTCCGAGATTACCTAGCATTGTGAAAAATGTAGAAGTCAGTTTATTGCCTGAGGCTGCGGTGGTCGCGGCCGGTCGTAGCTATGAAACCTATGCGGTGGTGTTGAAGGTGAAGGCTCCGTCTCGATCTGCGACGACATCGTCATCGCCGATGAATCGGAACCTTCGTCCTCCAATCGATTTGGTAACGGTCTTGGATGTGAGTGCGAGCGCCAACAGCGTCAAACTCCAGATGGTGAAACGCACTATGCGATTAGTTATTTCTTCGCTCGGTTGCTCTGACCGCCTCTCGATTGTGGCGTTCTCCGCCAGTTCCAAGCGGCTGTTGTCTTTACGGAAAATGACCTCCAATGGCCGCCGATCGGCGCGTCGAATCGTCGATTTGCTCTGCGAAGTAGGCCAAGGAGCGTGCATTAACGACGCAATCAAGAAGGCGGCGAAGGTTCTCGAAGATCGGCGGGAGAGAAATCCCGCCGCCAGTATCATCCTCATTTCGGACGGTCACGATGACCGCGTTGGAGCTTCTTACTCCGGCAACTGCAAACGATCGTCTCCAATTGTGTGCTCCACGCGCTTCCCCCACCTGGAGATTCCCGTTCACGCCATCTCCTTCGGTGACGGCCCCGCGCCGCCGGAAGACGCAGTGGCGAAATGTGTTAGCGGCTTGTTGAGCGTGGTGGTTCAAGATCTCAGACTCCAACTGGGGTTCGTATCCGGTTCAACCCCCGCTGAAATCGCTGCGGTCTATTCACTCTCATCTCGCCCGACAGCCCTTGAACCCGGTTCGATTTTCTTATC GTATCTCTCTTCTGAAGAAGTCGGAAAGCTAGTGGAATTGAAAGTGCCAGTTTCGTCGATTGGGACCCACTCGTTATTGTCCGTACGATCTACTTTCAAGGACACGTCATCGCAATCACAAGGGCTTGTTTGTTCTAAACAACATGCATTGCCAGTACCAAGGCCTCGGACCGTCCGATCATCCGGTTCGAACATCGAACGGCTGAGGAACCTTCACGTCACGATCCGAGCTGTAGCCGAGTCACAACGTTTGATGGAACACAATGATTTCTCGGCAGCCCAACACTTGCTGTCATCGGCTCGAGCCCTGCTGCTGAAACAATCCGGTTCAATATCAGCCAGCGAGTACATAAAAGGCTTAGACGCCGAGTCAGCCGCGCTGAGCCGACGGAAACAACAGATGCAAAGCCAAAGACAAAACATCATTGCAGGACGAGAGGCAAGCCGAATAGACGAAAAGCTTGAGCAGCTTACGCCAACTTCGGCTTGGCGAGCCGCGGAAAGACTAGCTAAAGTGGCGATTATGAGGAAGTCGATGAATAGAGTCAGCGATTTACACGGCTTCGAAGATGCCagattttaa